The sequence below is a genomic window from Natrinema salifodinae.
CCGGCAACTGCTGACCGAGACGTAGCCCTCAAGCCCGTCGCCCGCCGAGCGAGACGCAGTGGCAGAAGTAGCAGTCCCAGCGGTTGCGGTCGGTCGAGAGCTGATGCAAGCGGCGGTCGTCGATCCGTTCGCCGTCATGAACGCGATCGGTCTCGTCGCGTTCGCGCTGGTCGGGTCGACCAAGGCGATCCGCGAGGAGTTCGATCTCTTCGGCATCGCCGTCGTCGGCCTGGTCACGGCCTTCGCCGGCGGCGCGACGCGGGACGTCCTCGTCAACCGCATCCCGCTGGCGCTCCAGTCGCCGATCGAGATCGCGCTCGGCCTGGCCGGCGTCGGCCTGGCCGTCGCCGCGAGCGTCGTCCTCGAATCGGCCGACGATCATCCGGTGACGCTGTTCTCCGACGCGGTCGGCCTGGCCGCGTTCACCACGACCGGTGCGATCGTCGCGACCGAGGCCAGCGTCTCGGGCTTTGGCATCGTCGCGATCGGGACGATCAACGCGGTCGGCGGCGGCGCGCTCGCGGACATCCTGTTGGATCGGTCGCCGTTCATCCTGCTCGAGGATTTCTACGCCAGCTGTACGGTCCTCGGCGGGGCTACCTACTGGCTGGCCGTCTCGCTTGGCTCCTCCGGGAGCGTCGCCGCGGCGATCTGTGCGGCCGTGACGGTCGGAACGCGCATCGCGGCGGTCGCATACGGCTGGACGGTCCCGACGGCGCAGGTGCTGCGGACGAGTCCGTGAGCCGACGCGGTCGGCGGCGTCACTCGCTCCGAAACCAGACCGCGTAGACGTACGCGCCGACGCCAAGGAAGACCAGCAGCGACGAGAGCCCGTCGGCCGCGGGCGAGCCGGCGAGCACGGCGACGAACTGGACCAGACCGCCGGCGACGAGACAGCCCGCGGCTGCGAGCAGCGCCGGCCCCGGGTCGCGGACGCGGTCGTACAGCAGCGCGCCGACGGCGATCGCGATAACGCCGAAGCCGAGCGCCGCGACGGTGGCCGCGAGCGGATCGTTCGCGATCGTCGCGTAGGCCAGTATGGCGAAGTAGCCGAGGATCAGGGCGACGATCGCTCGAGAG
It includes:
- a CDS encoding trimeric intracellular cation channel family protein encodes the protein MQAAVVDPFAVMNAIGLVAFALVGSTKAIREEFDLFGIAVVGLVTAFAGGATRDVLVNRIPLALQSPIEIALGLAGVGLAVAASVVLESADDHPVTLFSDAVGLAAFTTTGAIVATEASVSGFGIVAIGTINAVGGGALADILLDRSPFILLEDFYASCTVLGGATYWLAVSLGSSGSVAAAICAAVTVGTRIAAVAYGWTVPTAQVLRTSP